From one bacterium Scap17 genomic stretch:
- a CDS encoding rhodanese-related sulfurtransferase, translating to MTDTPDLTAADLTSNATPASTRPSPLAPQHVVCALYKFVTLEDFEALRDPLLAVMNEHAIRGTLLLAREGINGTVSGSRAGIDALLAWLTSDPRLAELDTKQSLAEQAPFLRAKVKLKREIVTMGVEGIDPRHTVGTYVEPKDWNALISDPEVLLIDTRNDYEVEVGTFAGAVNPNTTAFRDFPDYVSRELDPTQHRKVAMFCTGGIRCEKSTAYLKEQGFDEVYHLKGGILKYLEEVPEEETLWQGECFVFDERVTVDHQLRPGQYDQCHACRLPITEEDKQSERYQKGVSCPRCYDKLSDAQKARFAERENQIRLARERGEAHLGMDAVAQMQARRDAKQQQREAARRAALKASEKPSKKR from the coding sequence ATGACCGACACGCCCGACCTGACCGCCGCCGATCTGACCAGCAACGCCACGCCTGCCTCCACCCGCCCCAGCCCGTTGGCGCCGCAGCATGTGGTATGCGCACTCTACAAGTTCGTCACCCTCGAGGACTTCGAGGCGTTGCGCGACCCGCTGCTGGCAGTGATGAACGAGCACGCCATCCGCGGCACCCTGCTGCTGGCCCGCGAAGGCATCAACGGCACCGTGTCCGGCTCACGCGCCGGCATCGATGCGCTGCTCGCCTGGCTGACATCGGACCCGCGCCTGGCCGAGCTCGACACCAAGCAGTCGCTGGCCGAACAGGCGCCCTTCCTGCGCGCCAAGGTCAAGCTCAAGCGCGAGATCGTCACCATGGGCGTCGAGGGCATCGACCCGCGTCATACCGTCGGCACCTATGTGGAGCCGAAGGACTGGAACGCGCTGATCTCCGATCCCGAGGTGCTGCTGATCGACACCCGCAATGACTACGAAGTGGAAGTGGGGACCTTCGCCGGTGCCGTCAACCCGAACACCACTGCCTTCCGTGATTTCCCGGACTACGTCTCGCGTGAGCTGGACCCGACACAGCACCGCAAGGTGGCGATGTTCTGCACCGGCGGCATCCGCTGCGAGAAATCCACGGCCTATCTCAAGGAGCAGGGTTTCGATGAGGTCTATCACCTCAAGGGCGGCATCCTGAAGTATCTGGAAGAGGTACCCGAGGAAGAGACGCTGTGGCAGGGTGAGTGCTTCGTGTTCGATGAGCGCGTCACCGTCGACCACCAGCTGCGCCCCGGCCAGTACGACCAGTGCCATGCCTGCCGCCTGCCGATCACCGAGGAAGACAAGCAGAGCGAGCGCTACCAGAAAGGCGTCAGCTGCCCACGTTGCTACGACAAGCTGAGCGACGCCCAGAAGGCGCGCTTCGCCGAACGCGAGAACCAGATTCGCCTCGCCAGAGAACGTGGCGAAGCCCATCTGGGCATGGACGCCGTCGCCCAGATGCAGGCACGGCGCGATGCCAAGCAGCAGCAGCGTGAAGCCGCCCGCCGTGCCGCGCTGAAGGCCAGCGAGAAGCCCAGCAAGAAGCGCTGA
- a CDS encoding META domain-containing protein codes for MSVTVRRLSRCTSVGFAISLLAGCAAMTQPPQGSASSGAAVPALVGTQWSFSATDASEEAPNFLLQAPTPEQLAEEEDDRLRLVGSNGCNRLMGPVVLDESRQTLDIGPLASTMKMCPNPEQSNAFNRMLEEVASYQVVGSGETARLRVMDDTGYLLATFLPLEDVAE; via the coding sequence ATGTCCGTTACCGTGCGTCGTCTCTCGCGTTGTACCTCCGTGGGGTTCGCTATTTCCTTGCTGGCTGGCTGCGCGGCCATGACGCAGCCTCCGCAGGGCAGTGCCTCCTCGGGTGCCGCTGTTCCTGCCCTGGTGGGCACCCAATGGAGTTTCTCTGCCACGGATGCCAGCGAAGAGGCCCCCAATTTCCTGTTGCAGGCCCCGACCCCCGAGCAGCTGGCAGAAGAGGAGGATGACCGCCTGCGCCTGGTGGGCAGCAATGGTTGCAACCGCCTGATGGGGCCGGTGGTGCTGGATGAGTCTCGTCAGACGCTGGATATCGGTCCGCTGGCCTCGACCATGAAGATGTGTCCCAATCCCGAGCAGTCCAATGCTTTCAACCGCATGCTGGAAGAGGTGGCCAGCTATCAGGTCGTCGGCAGTGGCGAGACTGCTCGGCTGCGCGTGATGGATGACACCGGCTATCTGCTGGCCACCTTCCTGCCGTTGGAAGACGTCGCCGAGTAA
- a CDS encoding GGDEF domain-containing protein codes for MLHLLPSREGLSRGHCLAGKDCLMPRVISAWLRHEPRLLAVEHRRFYHAYLWVYLMLMGLFVMWVPFFTLFNEPRLAFVSGIMALVSVLGVMMHRAHQLTLGLALMMSALTLMAWLSVFCFGLSAGYEYYFFIVMAGIHLAPLAPRIRVVTTLMLFMAAVSALMVSPVLYEGDLLPTWMLQSANLFAVFLMMVTFLWRMLALTEHFERQYLKDASRDELTELLNRRQIFRHAEDWWGDGVPCAVLMLDADNFKRVNDLHGHAVGDEVLRHLGRLLTATLRQGDRAGRVGGEEFLVLLPRIGRSEAISVAGRMRSLLAKSPPVFAGTPVPITVSIGVAISHEVDSLDELMQLADRRLYHAKHNGRDQVVAGGEHEMTGFATADVSPPPPGNDGGGLGKAEAMEEGTRDKEDDRQEKRHHKGSDPFLRTPLVG; via the coding sequence ATGTTGCACCTTCTGCCCTCGCGTGAGGGACTGTCACGCGGACACTGCCTAGCTGGCAAGGACTGCCTGATGCCGAGAGTCATAAGTGCCTGGCTACGACATGAACCACGATTGCTCGCCGTGGAGCATCGTCGTTTCTACCATGCCTATCTTTGGGTCTATCTGATGCTGATGGGCCTCTTCGTGATGTGGGTTCCCTTCTTCACTCTCTTCAACGAGCCGCGGCTGGCATTCGTCAGCGGCATCATGGCGCTCGTGTCCGTGCTGGGCGTGATGATGCATCGGGCGCATCAGCTGACGCTGGGCCTGGCCCTGATGATGAGCGCCTTGACGCTGATGGCCTGGCTCTCGGTTTTCTGCTTCGGGCTCTCGGCGGGCTATGAGTACTATTTCTTCATCGTGATGGCCGGGATTCATCTGGCACCGCTGGCGCCGCGCATTCGTGTGGTGACGACACTGATGCTGTTCATGGCAGCTGTCTCGGCATTGATGGTCTCGCCAGTCCTGTATGAGGGAGACCTCTTGCCGACCTGGATGCTGCAGTCTGCCAACCTGTTCGCGGTCTTCCTGATGATGGTCACCTTCCTGTGGCGCATGCTGGCGCTTACCGAACACTTCGAGCGCCAGTATCTGAAGGATGCCAGTCGTGATGAGTTGACCGAATTGCTCAATCGCCGCCAGATATTCCGCCACGCCGAGGACTGGTGGGGTGACGGAGTGCCCTGTGCGGTCTTGATGCTGGATGCCGACAACTTCAAGCGCGTCAATGACCTGCATGGTCATGCCGTCGGTGATGAAGTGCTGCGCCATCTAGGCCGTCTGCTGACGGCCACATTGCGTCAGGGCGATCGCGCCGGACGCGTCGGGGGGGAGGAGTTCCTGGTGTTGCTGCCGCGCATCGGGCGTAGCGAGGCCATCTCCGTGGCGGGACGCATGCGCTCCCTGCTGGCCAAGTCTCCTCCGGTCTTCGCTGGCACGCCGGTACCGATCACGGTTTCCATCGGCGTTGCCATCAGTCATGAGGTCGATTCGCTGGATGAGCTGATGCAGCTGGCCGACAGGCGGCTGTATCACGCCAAGCACAATGGGCGTGATCAGGTGGTGGCCGGTGGGGAACATGAGATGACAGGCTTTGCCACGGCCGATGTCAGCCCTCCACCTCCCGGCAATGACGGCGGCGGACTTGGCAAGGCAGAGGCCATGGAGGAGGGCACTCGCGACAAGGAGGATGACCGCCAGGAAAAGCGACACCACAAGGGCTCCGACCCTTTCTTGCGGACACCCCTCGTCGGCTGA
- a CDS encoding entericidin A/B family lipoprotein, translating to MSRTIALIFASFFTLAALSGCNTVDGAGQDVEHAGEAVQDAAQ from the coding sequence ATGTCCCGCACCATTGCACTCATCTTCGCCTCTTTCTTCACTCTGGCAGCACTTTCCGGCTGCAACACCGTTGACGGTGCCGGCCAGGATGTCGAGCATGCTGGCGAAGCTGTCCAGGACGCCGCGCAATAA
- a CDS encoding lactoylglutathione lyase, whose amino-acid sequence MQYLHTMLRIRDVDASLHFFRDLLGMVEISRKDSEKGRFTLIFLAAPQDAERAREMKAPMLELTHNWDPEEYEGGRNFGHLAYRVEDIYATCQHLMDNGVTINRPPRDGHMAFVKSPDGISLELLQAGDALEPQEPWASMSNTGSW is encoded by the coding sequence ATGCAATATCTGCACACCATGCTGCGTATCCGTGATGTCGACGCTTCACTGCATTTCTTCCGTGACCTGCTCGGCATGGTCGAGATCTCGCGCAAGGATTCCGAGAAGGGTCGCTTCACGCTGATCTTCCTGGCAGCCCCGCAGGATGCCGAACGCGCCCGTGAGATGAAGGCGCCGATGCTGGAGCTGACCCATAACTGGGACCCGGAGGAATATGAGGGTGGGCGCAACTTCGGCCATCTGGCCTATCGCGTCGAGGATATCTACGCTACCTGTCAGCATCTGATGGACAACGGCGTGACCATCAACCGCCCGCCGCGTGACGGCCACATGGCGTTCGTGAAAAGCCCGGATGGGATTTCGCTGGAGCTGCTGCAGGCCGGTGACGCCCTTGAGCCGCAGGAACCCTGGGCCTCCATGAGCAATACTGGCAGCTGGTAA
- a CDS encoding LysR family transcriptional regulator yields the protein MDHRQLSFLVALASERHFGRAARVCHVTQPTLSARLKQLEEELGTALILRGHRFEGFTPEGERVLTHARRILAELDELKGDLSPDAVLTGRLSLGVVPSALAAVGEFLPRLREAFPQLSLRLRELSTSSLAQGLEDGELDLAVGYPAAPAMSGFACRPLYQEHSALIASQVHFRLPDAPQWECLRDYPLVLLTPEMQQRRRLNQQFELLGLQPSPLLEANSISGLGAMLEAGLGVSVLAENLADSRLGEKLIARRLPGEGETVGLLWRSGQQRSRRLDAVLELLRSLPHSAGVAD from the coding sequence ATGGATCATCGACAGTTGAGTTTTCTGGTCGCGCTGGCCAGTGAGCGCCATTTCGGTCGTGCGGCGCGAGTCTGTCATGTCACCCAGCCGACGCTGTCGGCGCGCCTCAAGCAGCTCGAGGAGGAGTTGGGCACGGCGCTGATATTGCGCGGCCACCGCTTCGAGGGCTTCACGCCGGAAGGGGAGCGCGTGCTGACCCACGCACGGCGCATTCTCGCCGAGCTGGATGAGCTGAAGGGAGACCTGTCACCGGACGCGGTGCTGACCGGGCGCCTGTCGCTGGGGGTGGTGCCATCGGCGCTGGCAGCGGTCGGCGAGTTCCTGCCGCGACTGCGCGAAGCCTTTCCGCAGCTCTCGCTGCGCCTGCGTGAACTGTCGACCTCATCGTTGGCCCAGGGCCTCGAGGATGGGGAGCTGGATCTCGCGGTCGGCTATCCGGCGGCCCCGGCCATGAGCGGCTTCGCCTGTCGGCCGCTCTATCAGGAGCATTCGGCGCTGATCGCCAGTCAGGTACATTTCCGCCTGCCCGACGCGCCGCAGTGGGAGTGCCTGCGTGACTATCCGCTGGTGTTGCTGACGCCGGAGATGCAGCAGCGGCGACGCCTCAATCAGCAGTTCGAGCTGCTGGGGCTGCAGCCTTCGCCCTTGCTGGAGGCCAATTCGATTTCCGGCCTCGGCGCGATGCTGGAGGCTGGCCTGGGGGTCAGCGTGCTGGCGGAGAACCTGGCCGATTCGCGGCTTGGTGAAAAGCTGATCGCGCGCCGACTGCCCGGGGAGGGCGAGACGGTCGGGTTGTTGTGGCGCAGTGGACAGCAACGTAGCCGACGGCTGGACGCCGTGCTTGAGCTGCTGCGTTCGCTGCCTCACTCGGCGGGTGTGGCCGATTGA
- a CDS encoding sufurtransferase FdhD, whose product MAVGYSHIAQRSGEGCAHRSRHASAPRRAVMKDSLYQQAPGAAGYADAREVPLRELDGPSELPVSLALNDTAMGTLLASPEALEPLALGHAFTAGWITRLDEVSAIHLSRLRHGLAVRLEVSDSLVRKAERHQRRESSVSSCGACGVQDEAELMAGLMRLPPRTALAPDALMRGLERLERATRRGMHLALGLDSEGGLISQGADIGRHNALDRVIGMSLDSGVWPEALLVSSRCSLELVQKTIRARIPTLITLAVPSRLAVETARACDLNLICAHRGRRLELLSGHAERPRLS is encoded by the coding sequence ATGGCGGTAGGATATTCCCATATTGCGCAGAGGTCGGGTGAGGGTTGCGCGCACCGTTCTCGCCACGCATCTGCGCCACGGAGAGCCGTAATGAAAGATTCGCTCTATCAACAAGCGCCAGGCGCTGCAGGCTATGCGGATGCCCGCGAGGTGCCGCTGCGCGAGCTGGATGGCCCATCGGAGCTGCCGGTGAGCCTGGCGCTCAATGACACTGCGATGGGCACCTTGCTGGCCAGCCCAGAGGCCCTTGAGCCGCTGGCGCTGGGGCATGCCTTCACCGCGGGCTGGATCACGCGGCTTGACGAGGTCTCGGCGATCCATCTCTCGCGGCTGCGCCATGGGCTGGCGGTGCGTCTCGAGGTCAGTGACTCGCTGGTGCGCAAGGCCGAGCGTCATCAGCGGCGTGAGAGCAGTGTCTCGAGCTGCGGCGCCTGTGGCGTGCAGGACGAAGCGGAGCTGATGGCGGGACTCATGCGTCTGCCGCCACGGACAGCGCTGGCGCCCGATGCGCTGATGCGCGGGCTGGAACGCCTGGAGCGCGCCACGCGCCGCGGCATGCATCTGGCGCTGGGGCTGGACAGCGAAGGCGGTCTGATCTCGCAGGGCGCCGACATCGGTCGCCACAATGCGCTGGACCGCGTGATCGGCATGAGCCTCGACAGTGGTGTGTGGCCCGAGGCGTTGCTGGTGTCGAGCCGCTGCAGCCTGGAGCTGGTGCAGAAGACCATCCGTGCGCGCATTCCGACCCTGATCACCCTGGCGGTGCCCTCGCGACTCGCCGTCGAGACCGCGCGTGCCTGCGACCTCAATCTGATCTGTGCCCACCGCGGGCGTCGACTCGAACTGCTCAGCGGTCACGCTGAGCGCCCCCGTTTATCCTAG
- a CDS encoding phosphatase PAP2 family protein — protein sequence MHAVDTASSQRTSGSQQAPYVQPSPPPRPRRAPTGFNPRRLVLLNALGVALLACWWIPALDFWPTLDSDVFWDFNQFITPLNPRWDTLLGILNTRAFDAVAFAMMGVLFCWAMLNDQQPARYRRWTSIGITMLLTAGLLSLFVLRAISYGHASPTRVFSHAQHLSELVSFKTKDSASNSFPGDHGLMLMVFASFMLAFAPRRIALFSLAFVVLLSAPRIMVGAHWFSDVYLGSLSIALIALPWMLCTPLAATVARGMENALTRLKQRS from the coding sequence ATGCACGCCGTTGATACTGCGTCTTCACAGCGAACCAGTGGTTCGCAGCAGGCCCCGTACGTGCAACCCTCGCCCCCGCCTCGCCCGCGCAGGGCGCCGACAGGATTCAACCCGCGACGACTGGTGCTCCTGAATGCGCTGGGAGTGGCGCTGCTGGCATGCTGGTGGATACCGGCGCTGGATTTTTGGCCCACCCTCGACAGCGATGTCTTCTGGGACTTCAACCAGTTCATCACACCGCTCAATCCACGCTGGGACACGCTGCTCGGCATTCTGAACACGCGCGCCTTCGACGCCGTGGCCTTCGCCATGATGGGAGTATTGTTCTGCTGGGCGATGCTCAATGATCAACAGCCTGCCCGCTACCGCCGCTGGACCAGCATCGGCATCACCATGCTGCTGACGGCGGGCCTGCTCTCGCTGTTCGTGCTGCGCGCCATCAGCTATGGCCATGCCAGCCCGACGCGCGTCTTCAGCCACGCACAACATCTCTCCGAGCTGGTGTCCTTCAAGACCAAGGATTCGGCGTCGAACAGCTTCCCGGGGGATCACGGCCTGATGCTGATGGTATTCGCGAGTTTCATGCTGGCCTTCGCACCGCGCCGCATCGCGCTGTTCAGTCTGGCGTTCGTGGTACTGCTGAGCGCTCCGCGGATCATGGTCGGCGCTCACTGGTTCAGCGATGTCTATCTGGGCTCGCTCAGCATTGCACTGATCGCGTTGCCCTGGATGCTGTGCACACCACTGGCGGCCACCGTTGCCCGTGGCATGGAAAACGCGCTGACCCGATTGAAGCAGCGCTCCTGA
- a CDS encoding FdhF/YdeP family oxidoreductase: MTDIAAPEIETPASANLPREDAQQTRHPRIAAYSGPAGGWGALKSVGQHVSHSRAPWKSVRSLLKANQDKGFDCPGCAWGDPEHGSSFEFCENGAKAVAWEVTAKRVTPRFFAQHTVTELLGWDDFMLEDQGRLTEPMRYDAASDRYMPISWDAAFALVAEHLSALTSPDEALFYTSGRASNEAAYLYQLFVRLFGTNNFPDCSNMCHEASGVGMKTSLGVGKGTVLLEDFEHADAIFVFGQNPGTNHPRMLGDLRRASRRGARIVSFNPLRERGLERFADPQSPLEMMTLSSQPISHRYYQPRMGGDMAAVRGMAKALFAMEARGEFTRAASFIEAHTHGVEAWQALVEATEWATLEDQSGLTRAQLEEAAAIFAGADNVICTWAMGITQHLHAVQSVREIVNLLLLGGHFGRPGAGACPVRGHSNVQGDRTMGIDEKAPTWLIDALEARYGVSMPRTPGYNTVESLAALEQGKAKTFIALGGNFTRATPDSERTEAAMRNLELNVQISTKLNRSHLVMGKQTDALILPCLGRSEIDRSSQVASQHISVEDSMSMVHSSAGIKAPASPELRSEPGIIAAIAGATLARVLPARGVSDPVDWQALSENYDLIRDEVAAVIPGFADFNARLAHKRGFYLTNPVRELAFQTSSGLAEFSHMPLPESVMHQQLARRDGWLTLQTMRSHDQYNTTVYGYNDRYRGVSGQRRVIFINGEDLARLGLADGDWVDMLGEPRPDGSERRAPQFRLVEYDIPAGCIGAYYPETNVLVALESHGADTGTPSSKAVPVRLERSSRIA, from the coding sequence ATGACCGACATTGCTGCCCCCGAGATCGAGACGCCTGCGTCTGCCAATCTGCCCCGCGAGGATGCGCAACAGACGCGTCATCCGCGCATTGCCGCCTATTCCGGGCCGGCGGGTGGCTGGGGCGCACTCAAGAGCGTCGGTCAGCATGTCAGTCACTCCAGGGCGCCGTGGAAGAGCGTGCGCTCCCTGCTCAAGGCCAATCAGGACAAGGGCTTCGACTGCCCGGGTTGTGCCTGGGGGGACCCGGAACACGGCTCCTCCTTCGAATTCTGCGAGAACGGTGCCAAGGCGGTGGCCTGGGAAGTGACCGCCAAGCGTGTCACACCGCGCTTCTTCGCTCAGCACACCGTCACGGAGCTGCTGGGCTGGGACGACTTCATGCTCGAGGATCAGGGCCGCCTGACCGAACCGATGCGCTACGACGCGGCCAGCGATCGCTATATGCCGATCAGCTGGGACGCGGCCTTCGCGCTTGTCGCCGAGCACCTCAGCGCGCTGACGTCGCCGGATGAGGCGCTGTTCTACACCTCGGGGCGTGCCAGCAACGAGGCGGCCTATCTCTATCAGCTGTTCGTGCGTCTGTTCGGCACCAACAACTTCCCCGACTGCTCCAACATGTGCCACGAGGCCAGCGGTGTCGGCATGAAGACGAGCCTCGGCGTCGGCAAGGGCACGGTGCTGCTGGAGGACTTCGAGCATGCCGATGCCATCTTCGTGTTCGGTCAGAACCCCGGCACCAATCACCCGCGCATGCTGGGCGATCTGCGGCGTGCCTCACGGCGTGGCGCGCGCATCGTCAGCTTCAACCCGCTGCGTGAGCGGGGGCTGGAGCGCTTTGCCGACCCGCAGTCGCCGCTGGAGATGATGACCCTCTCCAGCCAGCCCATCAGCCATCGCTATTACCAGCCGCGCATGGGCGGCGACATGGCGGCGGTGCGTGGCATGGCCAAGGCGCTGTTCGCGATGGAGGCGCGGGGCGAATTCACGCGCGCCGCCAGCTTCATCGAGGCGCATACCCATGGCGTCGAGGCCTGGCAGGCCCTGGTCGAGGCGACCGAGTGGGCAACCCTCGAGGACCAGTCCGGCCTGACGCGCGCTCAGCTCGAGGAGGCGGCCGCCATCTTCGCGGGTGCCGACAACGTCATCTGCACCTGGGCAATGGGCATCACCCAGCATCTGCATGCCGTCCAGAGTGTGCGTGAGATCGTCAACCTGCTGTTACTCGGGGGGCACTTCGGTCGCCCCGGTGCCGGGGCCTGTCCGGTGCGTGGCCATTCCAACGTCCAGGGCGATCGCACCATGGGCATCGACGAGAAGGCGCCCACTTGGCTGATCGATGCGCTGGAAGCGCGCTACGGCGTCAGCATGCCGCGTACGCCGGGCTACAACACCGTGGAGAGCCTGGCGGCGCTGGAGCAGGGCAAGGCGAAGACCTTCATCGCGCTGGGCGGCAACTTCACGCGTGCCACGCCGGACAGCGAGCGAACCGAGGCCGCGATGCGCAACCTCGAGCTCAACGTCCAGATCAGCACCAAGCTCAACCGCAGTCATCTGGTGATGGGCAAGCAGACCGATGCGCTGATTCTGCCGTGTCTCGGTCGCAGCGAGATCGATCGCTCCTCACAGGTGGCTTCCCAGCACATCAGCGTCGAGGACTCGATGTCGATGGTGCATTCCAGCGCCGGTATCAAGGCGCCGGCCAGCCCTGAATTGCGCTCCGAGCCCGGCATCATCGCGGCGATCGCGGGTGCCACCCTGGCGCGCGTGCTGCCGGCGCGAGGTGTCAGTGATCCGGTCGATTGGCAGGCCTTGAGCGAGAACTATGATCTGATCCGTGACGAGGTCGCGGCGGTCATTCCCGGCTTCGCGGACTTCAATGCACGGCTGGCACACAAGCGCGGCTTCTACCTCACCAATCCGGTACGCGAGCTTGCCTTCCAGACCTCCAGCGGCCTGGCCGAGTTCTCGCACATGCCGCTGCCGGAGTCGGTGATGCACCAACAGCTGGCGCGGCGTGACGGCTGGCTGACGCTGCAGACCATGCGCAGTCACGATCAGTACAACACCACCGTCTACGGCTACAACGACCGCTATCGTGGCGTGTCGGGTCAGCGGCGGGTGATCTTCATCAATGGTGAAGACCTGGCGCGGCTGGGGCTGGCCGACGGTGATTGGGTCGACATGCTCGGCGAGCCGCGTCCGGACGGCAGCGAACGGCGTGCGCCGCAGTTCCGTCTGGTCGAGTACGACATCCCGGCCGGTTGCATCGGGGCCTACTATCCGGAAACCAACGTGCTGGTCGCGTTGGAAAGTCACGGCGCTGATACCGGCACGCCATCCTCCAAGGCGGTGCCCGTACGCCTGGAGCGCAGTTCACGCATCGCCTGA
- a CDS encoding entericidin A/B family lipoprotein — protein sequence MTRLMVAALLVASVSLAGCNTVAGFGKDLEHLGGSIDNAAS from the coding sequence ATGACGCGTTTGATGGTGGCTGCCCTGTTGGTGGCCAGTGTGAGTCTGGCCGGCTGCAATACCGTGGCCGGTTTCGGCAAGGACCTGGAGCATCTGGGCGGTTCGATCGACAACGCCGCCAGCTGA
- a CDS encoding entericidin A/B family lipoprotein encodes MLMRRFMMMTGTALLFGLLLGGCNTVEGFGEDLEHLGGSIEESAS; translated from the coding sequence ATGCTCATGCGACGATTCATGATGATGACTGGCACCGCGCTGCTGTTCGGCCTGCTGTTGGGTGGCTGCAATACCGTGGAAGGTTTCGGGGAAGATCTCGAGCACCTTGGGGGTTCCATCGAGGAATCGGCCAGTTGA